Genomic segment of Aquarana catesbeiana isolate 2022-GZ linkage group LG02, ASM4218655v1, whole genome shotgun sequence:
gccagtaacacacttggaGTATCTGTATCTGGATAAAGTAGTAAAGCAGATACTTTTGGACAACATTATTGCCAATCTAGGGAGAGGGAAGTCCTAGGCTAGCAGATTTAGATCTACTTGACTAacaagctgaactccagctcacactttataagccgttacagcaaaccattttttcctttttttgagattaaaattttacataaattaatcaaagttgatcattgtaagcaccccggtCATCATTGTAAGCACGCTGGTCAGTCTTAAATGGTTGGTCTCAACCCTCTTATGCTACTCGACAGCTTGATCtgttaaagtattttaaaaaaataagactttCTGGCAAGATCACcatttgaaaataaaggaaaaaggctaaaaagaaaactaatgcagccaccacatttaggaattgggaagctgcaatttaatacatttttgtttctgtGCTTTATACTGCTTTGTTTCAGGATAAATTTTCTGGTCTATGAATCGCTGTTACAGGCACACAGGGACCTTTGCACTGGGTATGAACCATACATTTGGCCATGTCCGCAGTTCAATGACAGGTTTTGGGGCAGGGGCAGTTACTTGTGCTGGGCAAGGTGTACCTATTTTTCTCCTCCATATGTTGGAGAGTATGATATGGTAGCAATAAATGGCAATAGTTtgtacatttgtgctgtttttatGCTACATACTATCCATGCACCCTGCAGTTTTTGTATCACTGGAAAAAAGTCCTTCAAAATAAATGGAATGGCCATCTTTGTAATGAGTATTGACTACACTCCCAAGACTtgtcataattgtgaagtggaaaggatCGCcacgtgtgttggagacgtgtagGCTGAAAAGCTGCTCCTTATCGATTGTTCACCTGGACTGGTCGGAAGTAGCAGCAATCCTTTCCTCTTTATATTCACTAGCTCTCTGGATCGGTGTCAGGAGAAGCCTGCACCCCTGGCTATGGGACATAAGAGTATAatttcacctctactttgagcgGCATCAAAAGCAATATAACTTGTCATAATTATCATATATCATGCAGGCCATGTCATCAACAAGGTAAGATCCAGatgtatagttttctttttttaatgtctaGGACTAGGTTACATTAACATTATTTATATTGGTCTTATTTGCCCTTAGTTATtcattttgttttgctttgtttgtgGTTTAGCCATAAGCATTGTCAACGACACATGACATTGGCACCCTCTGAAAAGCTGTAGAAATATTACAATGAAACCAAATGGATAAAGTCACGcttcttttaaagtagaactataggtagaCCATCAAATTATGCTGTCCATACCAGTAAGACTGGGCTCTTGGTTATTCTAAGTAACCCTTGGAACGTTTTGTAAATATCTGTTTACCTTGCTAGTAGAACCATTAGATAGGCACTTCTTTGTAAATATTTGTTGACCTTGCTAGTAGAACCATTAGATAGGCACTTCTTTGTAAATATTTGACCTTGCTAGTAGAACCATTAGATAGGCACTTCCTTTTAAGAAAGAACTGTGATGTTGCCTTGCTATAATTGTCATATTGAATACCAACTATTTTATCAACATATTAGGGCAATCCAAATGCATTGTTCAATTTTTATGCTGcagttactttttattttattttaatattggtCTTATTTGTTTCCATTGCCCTTCATTATCCGTTTTGTGCTACTTGGTTCATGGTTTAGCGGTATGCATTGTACTACTTCCGTTATATCACGTGAGCTTCCGTCGGCTGCTGGTCTTGTTGCACTGGAGGAAGATATGCTGGCTTGCCTCTTTAATAATCTCATGATCTGATTTTTGTATCCTTTGCATGCAAAGAAGTATATGAGGGGATCCAGGCAGCAGTTAAGGTTCATGAGGCACACAGTAGTATGAAGTATGGCATGAAAGATCTGCTTCTCGCTGCAGTCAGGCTCATATTGTAACTTTTTaatcatatactgtataatagCAATGTGATAAGGAGTAAAACAGATAAAAAACACCACAATGACCAATATGATTGTGTTGGTTGCTTTTTTGTTGGTGCCAGATTTTTCTGTCAGtggatttttttttgcagtctgGCAGAGTTTTAAGCTTATCTGGGAATAGCAGAACAGTATAATTATTAAAGGAATTAAATACCCAATGAGACATGCTCCAAGAAGCATATATGGCAAATTAGGTAAATTTTCAAAGTTGGGATATTCCATACAGGTAATCTTAGCATCTCCCTCTACTCTTGACATATCCATTAGCAATAGAGGGAATGTTTGTAAAAAGACAACCAGCCAAACCACAATGCAGATGATCCTCGCAGACCTCACCCTCCGGATCCTGTTAAAACGGTGTGGATGTACTACCGCCAGAAATCTGTCAATGCTCAAACAAGTCATAAAGTTTACGCCTGCATAAGTGTTTATGTAAATGAAAAGGGCAGTGATTCGACAAAACGCTTCTCCTAATATCCAATCAAACCCCAAGGCATAGTATACAATTCTGGTAGGTGACGCGATGGCAAAAAATATATCCGAGATAACCAGATTCTTTGAGTAGAGTGTGGTAGAATTGAGCTTTCTTCTGTTTTTGTGAATAACAAACAAAGCCAGTATGTTTCCAAAGAGTCCAAACACGAAAATCACAGTATAAAATATTGGCAGCAGAATTCTTGCTGTGTTGCGATGGAAGTACCAGTCACATTCGGAACCGTTGGTGTTATTCATCTTGGCAACACTTAAGTATTCTGGAAAACA
This window contains:
- the GPR183 gene encoding G-protein coupled receptor 183, with product MNNTNGSECDWYFHRNTARILLPIFYTVIFVFGLFGNILALFVIHKNRRKLNSTTLYSKNLVISDIFFAIASPTRIVYYALGFDWILGEAFCRITALFIYINTYAGVNFMTCLSIDRFLAVVHPHRFNRIRRVRSARIICIVVWLVVFLQTFPLLLMDMSRVEGDAKITCMEYPNFENLPNLPYMLLGACLIGYLIPLIIILFCYSQISLKLCQTAKKNPLTEKSGTNKKATNTIILVIVVFFICFTPYHIAIIQYMIKKLQYEPDCSEKQIFHAILHTTVCLMNLNCCLDPLIYFFACKGYKNQIMRLLKRQASISSSSATRPAADGSSRDITEVVQCIPLNHEPSSTKRIMKGNGNK